From a single Leopardus geoffroyi isolate Oge1 chromosome E1, O.geoffroyi_Oge1_pat1.0, whole genome shotgun sequence genomic region:
- the DUSP14 gene encoding dual specificity protein phosphatase 14 produces the protein MGSRGHSTLPRTLMAPRMISEGDIGGIAQITSSLFLGRGSVASNRHLLQARGITCIVNATIEIPNFNWPQFEYVKVPLADMPHAPIGLYFDTVADKIHSVSRKHGATLVHCAAGVSRSATLCIAYLMKFHSVCLLEAYNWVKARRPVIRPNVGFWRQLIDYERQLFGKSTVKMVQTPYGIVPDVYEKESRHLMPYWGI, from the coding sequence ATGGGCTCCAGAGGTCACAGCACGCTCCCACGGACTCTCATGGCCCCTCGGATGATTTCTGAGGGAGACATAGGAGGCATCGCTCAAAttacctcctctctcttcctgggCAGAGGCAGTGTGGCCTCCAACCGGCACCTCCTCCAAGCTCGTGGCATCACCTGCATCGTTAATGCTACCATTGAGATCCCCAATTTCAACTGGCCCCAATTTGAATATGTTAAAGTGCCTCTGGCTGACATGCCCCATGCCCCCATTGGACTGTACTTTGACACTGTGGCCGACAAGATCCACAGTGTGAGCAGGAAGCATGGGGCCACGTTGGTGCACTGTGCCGCGGGGGTGAGCCGCTCGGCCACTCTCTGCATCGCTTACCTGATGAAATTCCACAGTGTGTGCCTGCTGGAGGCGTACAACTGGGTGAAAGCCCGTAGGCCTGTCATCAGGCCCAACGTAGGTTTCTGGAGGCAGCTGATAGACTACGAGCGCCAGCTCTTTGGGAAGTCGACAGTTAAAATGGTACAGACACCTTATGGCATAGTTCCAGACGTTTATGAGAAAGAGTCCCGACACCTGATGCCTTACTGGGGGATATAA